The following are encoded together in the Pedobacter sp. D749 genome:
- a CDS encoding EboA domain-containing protein: MRENHMKAVKEIIASVVKNNIDLVTENWLEEFILATDQPAQLAKVFVMLPRKTGKLPVAITNDQQEILHAAGFGYIRNWTIDRLSRVWLLSTLNSEDKDTFYSTVDRLFLAAEINEAVALYSALPFLAHPEIWVKRCAEGIRSNIGSVLEAIIENNPYPSGNLNEAAWNQLVLKAFFTEKNISSIIGLDQRANPDLALTLIDYAKERWAAGRKVNPQLWRLVGKFINAEIFETLKVGLQHYDQIEQRAIALAISESGYQPAKDYINTFPELKLALADGSLNWNSF; the protein is encoded by the coding sequence ATGAGAGAAAATCATATGAAGGCGGTAAAGGAAATAATAGCGTCTGTTGTTAAAAACAATATCGATTTAGTAACTGAAAATTGGCTGGAAGAATTTATACTAGCTACAGACCAACCGGCGCAGTTAGCTAAAGTATTTGTAATGCTGCCACGTAAAACAGGAAAATTACCGGTTGCAATTACCAATGATCAGCAAGAAATACTTCATGCTGCAGGCTTTGGGTATATCCGTAATTGGACCATTGACAGGCTTTCCCGTGTTTGGTTGCTCAGCACTTTAAATTCAGAAGACAAGGATACATTCTATTCAACTGTTGATCGTTTATTCCTGGCCGCAGAAATAAATGAGGCGGTTGCCTTGTATTCAGCCTTACCGTTTTTAGCCCATCCTGAAATTTGGGTGAAACGTTGTGCTGAAGGGATCAGAAGTAATATCGGATCGGTTTTGGAGGCGATTATAGAAAACAATCCTTATCCTTCCGGAAATCTGAATGAAGCTGCCTGGAACCAATTGGTACTGAAAGCGTTCTTTACCGAAAAAAATATCAGTTCCATTATTGGTTTAGATCAACGGGCCAATCCGGATCTTGCATTAACGTTGATTGATTATGCAAAAGAACGCTGGGCTGCCGGGCGAAAGGTAAACCCACAACTTTGGCGCCTGGTTGGTAAGTTTATCAATGCCGAAATTTTTGAGACCCTTAAAGTCGGTTTGCAGCATTACGACCAGATTGAGCAACGTGCCATTGCCCTTGCCATTTCGGAGTCAGGTTACCAGCCTGCAAAAGATTATATCAATACTTTTCCTGAACTGAAGCTGGCCCTGGCCGATGGAAGCTTAAACTGGAATTCATTTTAA